Proteins encoded by one window of Deinococcus sp. KSM4-11:
- a CDS encoding L-ribulose-5-phosphate 4-epimerase: MSMSHSHPDVRRDLTALHLELPKNGLVTWTSGNISARVDGGMLIKPSGVTFENLTPESMVMTDLDAKVLEGEHSPSSDTATHAYIYRHLPDVGGIVHTHSPYATAWAAQGREIPCILTAMADEFGGPIPCGGFALIGGEQIGAEVVRVLTGHRSPAIILQSHGVFTIGPTPKAALKAAVMAEDVARSVFLAVQLAASLGTPVKTLDPADIDALHTRYTTVYGQR, translated from the coding sequence ATGAGTATGTCCCACAGCCACCCTGACGTCCGCCGTGACCTGACCGCTCTGCACTTGGAACTGCCGAAAAACGGGCTGGTCACGTGGACGAGCGGGAACATCAGCGCCCGCGTGGACGGCGGCATGCTCATCAAGCCCAGCGGCGTGACCTTCGAGAACCTGACGCCGGAGAGCATGGTTATGACAGACCTGGACGCGAAGGTGCTGGAGGGCGAGCACAGCCCGTCCTCGGACACCGCCACGCACGCGTACATCTACCGCCACCTGCCGGACGTGGGCGGGATCGTGCACACCCACAGCCCCTACGCCACCGCGTGGGCGGCCCAGGGCCGCGAGATCCCGTGCATCCTGACCGCCATGGCCGACGAGTTCGGCGGCCCCATTCCCTGCGGCGGCTTTGCCCTGATCGGCGGCGAGCAGATCGGCGCGGAGGTCGTGCGCGTCCTGACCGGCCACCGCTCCCCGGCAATCATCCTCCAGAGCCACGGAGTGTTCACCATCGGGCCTACGCCAAAAGCGGCGCTCAAGGCCGCCGTGATGGCCGAGGACGTCGCCCGCAGCGTGTTCCTGGCCGTGCAGCTCGCCGCGAGCCTCGGCACGCCTGTCAAGACCCTCGACCCCGCCGACATCGACGCCCTCCATACCCGCTACACGACCGTGTACGGACAGCGCTGA
- a CDS encoding carbohydrate ABC transporter permease has protein sequence MLKTAPSQTAVLSPQKQLQVRKRWLTAALMSAPFVLIYLLFLIYPSLRVIVLSFTNSDLTGNGHGVGLANYTKLFREPTFWAALKGTAYFILLTVVPNTLVGLGLALLIMRLKRLRNLVMAAFFLPFVLPVSVVTLIWNWVLDSNFGLFNTLTGSTVAWFQDPVWAMPAVALVTIWWTVGFNVLLFIAGLQNIPPDIYEAAALDGAYGFRMFRSITWPNLWPVTSLILLLQLIAQFKIFDQVYLLTGGGPFDKTLVLLLYSYREGFQQQHGGYASAIGVVLMVIILVASGIQNRVLNRGAR, from the coding sequence ATGCTCAAGACCGCCCCCTCCCAGACCGCGGTGCTCAGCCCCCAGAAGCAGCTTCAGGTCAGGAAACGCTGGCTGACGGCCGCGCTGATGTCCGCCCCCTTCGTGCTGATCTACCTGCTGTTCCTAATCTACCCCTCGCTGCGGGTCATCGTGCTGAGCTTCACGAATTCCGACCTGACCGGCAACGGGCACGGTGTCGGCCTGGCGAACTACACCAAGCTGTTCCGGGAGCCCACCTTCTGGGCGGCCCTGAAGGGCACGGCGTACTTCATCCTGCTGACCGTCGTGCCGAACACCCTGGTCGGTCTGGGCCTGGCGCTGCTGATCATGCGCCTCAAGCGGCTGCGCAACCTGGTCATGGCGGCGTTTTTCCTGCCGTTCGTGCTGCCGGTCAGTGTGGTCACCCTGATCTGGAACTGGGTGCTGGACTCGAACTTCGGGCTGTTCAACACACTGACCGGCTCGACCGTCGCGTGGTTCCAGGATCCCGTGTGGGCCATGCCTGCCGTGGCCCTCGTGACGATCTGGTGGACCGTGGGCTTCAACGTCCTGCTGTTCATCGCAGGCCTGCAGAACATTCCGCCGGACATCTACGAGGCCGCCGCGCTGGACGGCGCGTACGGCTTCCGGATGTTCCGCTCGATCACGTGGCCGAACCTCTGGCCGGTGACCAGCCTGATCCTGCTGCTGCAACTTATCGCGCAGTTCAAGATCTTTGACCAGGTGTACCTGCTCACCGGCGGCGGCCCCTTCGACAAGACCCTGGTGCTGCTGCTGTACTCATACCGCGAGGGCTTCCAGCAACAGCACGGCGGCTACGCCTCGGCAATCGGCGTGGTGCTGATGGTCATCATCCTGGTCGCCTCGGGCATCCAGAACAGAGTCCTGAACAGAGGAGCGCGTTAA
- a CDS encoding extracellular solute-binding protein codes for MRITKLLALGLALSASAQAATTIVFWDFFGGGDGIRMKQIVDDFNKSQSDIIVNRTTQTWGNPFYTKVHTATVSGQTPDVMTYHLSAVPSGLQKNDLRPFSTADLAMAGLKATDFQANLVSTLNTDAKAAGKTGLYALPLDTHTYVVYYNKDLLKKAGLLGADGKPTGMNSVADMTKALQTIKDKAGVTPAAFSTNQDPATLWRMWYSLFLQSGGTMYKDGKLYLGDLDTKGKAALQTMADWTKSGLVTKNTAYPAAVALFTAGRTAMMFNGNWEVPTMVDAKSKGTLKFDYGIMAFPKLAGNSETWADSHTLAIPNNSKTPISADKLKAVMTFIGYVNKQGGLGWAGGGHIPSYLPTQSSAAFKALQPNVQYSATAAKDATLEPNVPIFGVGGPVYDAVGNNFTPVLLGQLSADQGIAKFKAALTSFNK; via the coding sequence ATGCGCATCACCAAACTGCTCGCCCTGGGACTGGCCCTCTCCGCCTCGGCTCAAGCCGCCACGACCATCGTGTTCTGGGACTTCTTCGGCGGCGGCGACGGCATCCGCATGAAGCAGATCGTGGACGACTTCAACAAGTCCCAGAGCGACATCATCGTGAACCGCACCACCCAGACCTGGGGCAACCCCTTCTACACCAAGGTGCACACCGCCACGGTCTCCGGCCAGACGCCCGACGTCATGACCTACCACCTGTCCGCCGTGCCCTCGGGTCTGCAGAAAAACGACCTGCGGCCCTTCAGCACCGCGGACCTCGCCATGGCCGGCCTGAAGGCCACGGACTTCCAGGCGAACCTGGTCAGCACCCTGAATACCGATGCCAAGGCCGCCGGCAAGACCGGGCTGTACGCCCTGCCGCTCGACACGCACACCTACGTCGTGTACTACAACAAGGATCTGCTGAAGAAAGCTGGCCTGCTGGGTGCCGACGGCAAACCCACCGGCATGAACTCGGTGGCCGACATGACCAAGGCGCTGCAGACCATCAAGGACAAGGCCGGCGTCACGCCCGCCGCGTTCAGCACCAACCAGGATCCGGCGACCCTGTGGCGCATGTGGTACAGCCTGTTCCTGCAGTCCGGCGGCACCATGTACAAGGACGGCAAGCTGTACCTGGGCGACCTGGACACCAAGGGCAAGGCCGCGCTGCAGACCATGGCCGACTGGACCAAGAGTGGCCTAGTCACCAAGAACACCGCGTACCCCGCTGCTGTGGCGCTGTTCACCGCCGGGCGCACCGCCATGATGTTCAACGGCAACTGGGAAGTCCCGACCATGGTGGACGCCAAGTCCAAGGGCACCCTCAAGTTCGACTACGGCATCATGGCCTTCCCCAAACTCGCCGGCAACAGCGAAACCTGGGCCGACTCGCACACGCTCGCCATCCCGAACAACAGCAAGACGCCCATTAGCGCCGACAAGCTCAAGGCCGTCATGACCTTCATCGGCTACGTGAACAAGCAGGGCGGCCTCGGCTGGGCCGGCGGCGGGCACATCCCCTCCTACCTGCCCACCCAGAGCAGCGCGGCCTTCAAGGCGCTGCAGCCCAACGTGCAGTACTCTGCGACGGCGGCCAAGGACGCCACGCTGGAACCCAACGTGCCGATCTTCGGTGTGGGCGGCCCCGTGTATGACGCCGTGGGCAACAACTTCACGCCCGTACTGCTCGGCCAGCTGAGCGCCGATCAGGGCATCGCCAAGTTCAAGGCAGCGCTGACCAGCTTCAACAAGTAA
- a CDS encoding alpha-N-arabinofuranosidase yields MTTQSTASTKTGRTATVALNTQRIVSDISPLIFGGFAEHMGRCIYEGIYDPASPLADARGFRPDVMAALKDLNYRIMRYPGGNFVSGYRWTDGIGPKADRPRRRALAWRSIETNQFGPHEFMEFAEELKTEPMWAVNLGTGSIQDAADLVEYMNLPTGTHFSDLRAKNGHADPYGVKYWCLGNEMDGPWQIGHLEASVYADKAVEAAKLMRWMDPSIKTIACGSSNTAMPTFPEWDRVVLERAWEHIDYFSMHYYVGNPSMPDAKEAVDTDSYLASSVHFDEHAETVAAAIRLAKAKNRSKKDVGLCWDEWNVWYRAVGGDGNWEEAPHILEEVYNLEDALVVAQWLGTFLRKSDIIKIACIAQIVNVIAPIMTRADGLFLQTIYYPLMMFSNHAVGNSLDVLVQAPTHETKKFGEVPLLDATASYDPASGKGAAFLVNRSQTDPLDVTVKWEDVAPGELTQAWQMAGHDPMAANSFDAPEAVTIHTIDVPKLDGGSVTLTLPPLSFTVLTSQHTPG; encoded by the coding sequence GTGACTACCCAATCCACTGCTTCAACAAAGACTGGCCGCACCGCGACCGTGGCGCTGAACACGCAGCGCATCGTCTCCGACATCTCCCCGCTGATCTTCGGGGGCTTCGCCGAGCACATGGGCCGCTGCATCTACGAGGGCATCTACGATCCCGCCTCACCGCTGGCCGACGCGCGCGGCTTTCGCCCGGACGTCATGGCCGCCCTGAAAGACCTGAACTACCGGATCATGCGCTACCCCGGCGGCAACTTCGTGTCCGGCTACCGCTGGACCGACGGCATCGGCCCCAAGGCCGACCGCCCCCGCCGCCGCGCGCTGGCGTGGCGTTCCATCGAGACGAACCAGTTCGGCCCGCACGAGTTCATGGAATTCGCCGAGGAACTGAAGACGGAGCCCATGTGGGCCGTGAACCTCGGCACCGGCAGCATCCAGGACGCGGCCGATCTGGTCGAGTACATGAACCTGCCCACCGGCACGCACTTCAGCGACCTGCGGGCCAAGAACGGCCACGCCGATCCCTACGGCGTGAAGTACTGGTGTCTGGGCAACGAGATGGACGGCCCGTGGCAGATCGGGCACCTGGAAGCGAGCGTGTACGCCGACAAGGCCGTGGAGGCCGCCAAGCTGATGCGCTGGATGGATCCGTCCATCAAGACCATCGCGTGCGGGTCATCGAACACGGCCATGCCTACCTTCCCGGAATGGGACCGCGTGGTGCTGGAACGCGCGTGGGAGCACATCGACTACTTCTCCATGCACTACTACGTCGGCAACCCGAGCATGCCCGACGCCAAGGAAGCGGTGGACACGGACTCGTACCTGGCGAGCAGCGTGCACTTCGACGAGCACGCCGAGACGGTCGCGGCGGCCATCCGGCTGGCGAAGGCCAAGAACCGCAGCAAGAAGGACGTGGGCCTGTGCTGGGACGAATGGAACGTCTGGTACCGCGCGGTCGGCGGCGACGGCAACTGGGAGGAAGCGCCGCACATCCTGGAGGAGGTCTACAACCTCGAGGACGCGCTGGTGGTGGCACAGTGGCTGGGCACGTTCCTGCGCAAGTCGGACATCATCAAGATCGCGTGCATCGCGCAGATCGTGAACGTGATCGCGCCGATCATGACGCGCGCCGACGGCCTGTTCCTGCAGACGATCTACTACCCGCTGATGATGTTCAGCAACCACGCGGTCGGGAACTCGCTGGACGTGCTGGTGCAGGCGCCCACCCATGAAACGAAGAAGTTCGGGGAGGTGCCGCTGCTGGACGCCACCGCGAGCTACGACCCGGCCAGCGGGAAGGGCGCGGCGTTCCTGGTGAACCGCTCGCAGACCGACCCGCTCGACGTAACCGTGAAGTGGGAGGACGTGGCGCCGGGCGAGCTGACGCAGGCCTGGCAGATGGCGGGCCACGACCCGATGGCCGCGAACTCCTTCGACGCGCCGGAAGCGGTGACCATCCACACCATCGACGTGCCCAAGCTCGACGGCGGAAGCGTGACGCTGACGCTGCCCCCGCTGTCATTCACGGTGTTGACCAGCCAGCATACGCCGGGCTGA
- a CDS encoding M23 family metallopeptidase yields MKLAAFRPGLPLVLAALHGTGAAQDPGMMLVNFNVPATVPTGAVARSRVAASLTRWQGLGAQPATGLQKTNVGTYLARSGVFTAATAMTVAAAPIDVKDVVAAGSVSYLGNRVTVLRGQGSIALTNQAVTQNGFDSAPKLTVVMPLLERQSHFNIEVNSALLTPDAGATAGDDYRVVFDQIPADLQVSKTVTEGGKILLDFSTGDAAIRDQVLSFELYRTFPALNPTVYGSDYLQQSYGAAVPPGSPLARQVTVQNSSLRWTQIDSPFYPTRPAQIVLNRPPLKEILAGFRLAQGVFKDPAQAISDGNLGRKNGYTPSNDTPLFRAIQTTGSCQANIVSVDGPDATHGAHGWVFGARPPCYNIPGWQHEGTDFHALPGQPIYAMLPGVVNAAHRLPGSSVRPGGAVEVTLGRFTDASGYANDVVMRYLHLNSCRLQVKAGETVKAGQLLGYVSSQGASPCTISFGPHFHLDVKVIRSRPAANTNVADYYFVDSMLFVNQVYHYLQNASTGTTTPPPDQAPVFTGWTLDRCVHAGQAGNVLLAGAGVHRCDITIDTVPNGTTAVRAEFSYELYYTGPDGQRVRVAIPDMDVWDARTSGSPVGFTTQGAQLRIQLPLSVRRRPDRVYSELRVIGRVYFDNTSSKSIVQAIKVQ; encoded by the coding sequence ATGAAGCTTGCGGCGTTCCGGCCTGGCCTGCCTCTCGTTCTCGCTGCGCTGCACGGTACGGGGGCCGCACAGGATCCGGGGATGATGCTGGTGAACTTCAACGTTCCGGCAACCGTGCCCACCGGGGCCGTCGCCCGCAGCCGGGTCGCGGCGTCCCTGACGCGCTGGCAGGGGCTCGGTGCCCAGCCGGCCACGGGCCTTCAGAAAACCAACGTGGGCACCTACCTGGCCCGGAGCGGGGTCTTCACCGCAGCCACAGCCATGACCGTCGCGGCGGCTCCCATCGACGTGAAGGACGTGGTGGCGGCCGGTTCCGTCTCCTACCTGGGCAACAGGGTGACGGTGCTGCGCGGTCAGGGTTCCATTGCGCTGACGAACCAGGCGGTGACCCAGAACGGCTTCGACAGCGCCCCCAAACTGACGGTCGTGATGCCACTACTCGAACGGCAGAGCCACTTCAACATCGAGGTGAACAGCGCCCTGCTCACCCCGGACGCCGGAGCGACCGCCGGGGACGACTACCGCGTGGTGTTCGACCAGATTCCGGCAGACCTGCAGGTCAGCAAGACCGTGACCGAGGGCGGCAAGATCCTGCTGGATTTCTCGACCGGCGACGCGGCCATCAGGGATCAGGTCCTGTCGTTCGAGCTGTACCGCACGTTCCCGGCATTGAATCCCACCGTGTACGGCAGTGACTACCTCCAGCAGTCGTATGGCGCGGCGGTACCGCCCGGCAGTCCGCTGGCGCGGCAGGTCACGGTTCAGAACTCCAGCCTGCGCTGGACCCAGATCGACTCGCCGTTCTACCCCACCCGCCCCGCGCAGATCGTGCTGAACCGCCCGCCCCTCAAGGAGATCCTGGCCGGCTTCAGGCTCGCCCAGGGCGTCTTCAAGGATCCGGCGCAGGCCATCAGCGACGGCAACCTGGGCCGCAAGAACGGCTACACCCCGTCGAACGACACGCCGCTGTTCCGGGCGATCCAGACCACCGGGTCGTGCCAGGCGAACATCGTGAGTGTCGACGGCCCTGACGCCACCCACGGCGCCCACGGCTGGGTCTTCGGCGCCCGTCCCCCCTGTTACAACATTCCGGGCTGGCAGCACGAGGGCACGGACTTTCACGCCCTGCCGGGCCAGCCGATCTACGCCATGCTGCCCGGCGTGGTGAATGCCGCCCACCGCCTGCCGGGCAGCAGCGTCCGGCCGGGCGGGGCGGTGGAGGTCACCCTGGGCCGCTTCACGGATGCGAGCGGCTATGCCAACGACGTGGTCATGCGCTACCTGCACCTGAATTCCTGCCGGTTACAGGTCAAGGCGGGCGAGACCGTGAAGGCCGGGCAGCTGCTGGGCTATGTCTCCAGCCAGGGCGCCAGCCCGTGCACCATCTCCTTCGGGCCGCACTTTCACCTGGACGTGAAGGTGATCCGCTCGCGGCCCGCCGCGAATACCAATGTCGCCGATTACTACTTCGTGGACTCCATGCTGTTCGTGAACCAGGTGTACCACTACCTGCAGAACGCCTCCACGGGCACCACCACGCCTCCGCCGGATCAGGCCCCGGTCTTTACCGGCTGGACGCTGGACCGCTGCGTACACGCCGGTCAAGCGGGCAACGTGCTGCTGGCCGGTGCAGGCGTGCACCGCTGCGACATCACCATCGACACGGTGCCCAATGGCACCACGGCGGTGCGGGCGGAATTCTCGTACGAGCTGTACTACACCGGCCCGGACGGCCAGCGCGTGCGGGTGGCGATTCCCGACATGGACGTCTGGGACGCCCGGACATCGGGCTCCCCGGTGGGCTTCACCACGCAGGGCGCCCAGTTGCGCATCCAGCTGCCGCTCTCCGTGCGCAGACGCCCGGATCGCGTGTACTCCGAACTGCGCGTGATCGGCCGGGTATACTTCGACAACACGTCCAGCAAATCCATCGTGCAGGCCATCAAGGTGCAGTGA
- a CDS encoding ribulokinase, with translation MADKYTIGVDFGSESGRAVVVRTSDGASVGEGVTPYAHAVMDTTLPDGTPLGKDWALQHPQDYLDVFQQAVPAALRASGVRADDVAGIAVDFTACTVLPTRADGTPLALLPEYAGRPHAWVKLWKHHAAQPQADRINALAEQRGESWLPRYGGKISSEWLFAKALQIVEEDPDTYAATERFIEAADWVVWQLTGVETRNACTAGYKAIYQDGHYPSAEYLGALNPEFADFVQTRLGDQLSPLGGLAGHLTEEAARWTGLNPGTPVAVANVDAHVTLPAAGVTEPGRLVAIMGTSTCHVMVDEHLREVPGMCGVVPGGVVPGLYGYEAGQSGVGDIFAWFVKNAVPAEYYAQAEQEGLNIHALLEREAAKQAPGEHGLVALDWINGNRSVLVDAELSGMIVGLTMGTRAPDIYRALIEATAYGTRLIIETFEASGVPVHELVIAGGLKKNRLLMQIYADVTGRPLSVLDAEQGPALGSAIHAAVAAGIYPDIFEAARAMGQVSRNVYVPDPAAQAVYTELYGEYRTLHDYFGRGANEVMHRLRARRRAE, from the coding sequence ATGGCCGACAAGTACACCATCGGCGTTGACTTCGGCTCGGAATCCGGCCGCGCTGTCGTCGTCCGCACCTCGGACGGCGCCAGCGTCGGCGAGGGCGTCACGCCCTACGCGCACGCCGTCATGGACACGACCCTGCCCGACGGCACGCCGCTGGGCAAGGACTGGGCGCTGCAGCACCCGCAGGACTATCTGGACGTGTTCCAGCAGGCTGTGCCCGCCGCGCTGCGCGCCTCTGGCGTGCGCGCCGACGACGTCGCCGGCATCGCCGTGGATTTCACGGCCTGCACGGTGCTCCCCACCCGCGCCGACGGCACGCCGCTGGCCCTGCTGCCCGAGTACGCCGGCAGACCACACGCGTGGGTGAAGCTCTGGAAGCACCACGCCGCCCAGCCCCAGGCCGACCGCATCAACGCCCTGGCCGAGCAGCGCGGCGAGAGCTGGCTGCCGCGCTACGGCGGGAAGATCAGCAGCGAGTGGCTGTTCGCCAAGGCCCTTCAGATCGTGGAGGAAGACCCGGACACCTACGCCGCCACCGAGCGGTTCATCGAGGCGGCCGACTGGGTCGTGTGGCAGCTGACCGGCGTGGAGACCCGCAATGCCTGCACCGCCGGGTATAAGGCCATCTACCAGGACGGCCACTACCCCAGTGCCGAGTACCTGGGCGCGCTGAACCCCGAGTTCGCGGACTTCGTGCAGACGCGCCTGGGTGACCAGCTCAGTCCGCTGGGCGGCCTCGCCGGACACCTGACCGAGGAGGCCGCCCGCTGGACCGGCCTGAATCCCGGCACGCCGGTCGCCGTGGCGAACGTGGACGCGCACGTGACCCTGCCCGCCGCCGGCGTGACCGAACCCGGCCGCCTGGTGGCGATCATGGGCACCAGCACCTGTCACGTCATGGTGGACGAGCACCTGCGCGAGGTGCCGGGCATGTGCGGCGTGGTGCCGGGCGGCGTGGTGCCGGGCCTGTACGGCTACGAGGCCGGGCAGAGCGGCGTGGGCGACATCTTCGCGTGGTTCGTGAAGAATGCCGTGCCCGCCGAGTACTACGCCCAGGCCGAGCAGGAGGGCCTGAACATCCACGCCCTGCTGGAACGCGAGGCCGCGAAACAGGCCCCCGGTGAGCACGGCCTGGTCGCCCTAGACTGGATCAACGGCAACCGCAGCGTGCTGGTCGATGCGGAACTCAGCGGCATGATCGTGGGCCTGACCATGGGCACCCGCGCGCCGGACATCTACCGCGCGCTGATCGAGGCGACCGCGTACGGCACGCGCCTGATCATCGAGACCTTCGAGGCGAGCGGCGTCCCAGTGCATGAACTCGTGATCGCGGGCGGCCTGAAGAAGAACCGCCTGCTGATGCAGATTTACGCCGACGTGACCGGACGCCCCCTGAGCGTGCTGGACGCCGAGCAGGGGCCCGCCCTGGGCAGCGCCATCCACGCCGCCGTGGCCGCCGGCATCTACCCGGACATCTTCGAGGCGGCCAGGGCGATGGGGCAGGTCAGCCGCAACGTCTACGTGCCGGACCCCGCGGCGCAGGCGGTGTACACCGAACTGTACGGGGAATACCGCACGCTCCACGACTACTTCGGGCGTGGCGCGAACGAGGTCATGCACCGCCTGCGGGCGCGCCGGAGGGCCGAATGA
- a CDS encoding LacI family DNA-binding transcriptional regulator, whose protein sequence is MTTSEKSTPSPPTDRARPQNVTIHDVARHSGVSYQTVSRVINNHANVAQHTRARVLQTIQELNYRPSLLAKGLVTRRSQLIGVVAHGMNQYGPSQILQNVQESAHEVGYEVMLTTLQQVDLEQVQEKDVLTAARRLQQFGVDGLVLLTNYDAHDIAHGLSGSLPFVMIDATADVQGPTVSIDQFGGAASATRHLAALGHRRLLHISGPPGWSDAKLRREGFRSVVQQGGLEVLPTYDGDWSAQSGHQATLRALDDGLDFTGVFASNDQMALGVLSALKERGLTVPGDVSVVGFDDTPEAAHYDPPLTTVRQDFAQLGRKSLEELLRLIQEPAGRERHFVFGSQLVVRATTAPPR, encoded by the coding sequence ATGACCACGTCCGAGAAGTCCACTCCCTCTCCTCCCACCGACCGGGCCCGCCCCCAGAACGTCACCATCCACGACGTCGCCCGACACTCCGGCGTGTCCTACCAGACGGTGTCCCGCGTCATCAACAACCATGCGAACGTCGCGCAGCACACCCGCGCGCGCGTCCTCCAGACCATCCAGGAACTCAATTACCGCCCCAGCCTATTGGCCAAAGGGCTCGTCACAAGGCGCTCGCAGCTGATCGGCGTGGTCGCACACGGCATGAACCAGTACGGACCGTCACAGATCCTCCAGAACGTGCAGGAAAGCGCGCACGAGGTCGGCTATGAGGTCATGCTCACCACCCTGCAACAGGTCGACCTGGAGCAGGTGCAGGAAAAGGACGTCCTCACGGCCGCGCGCCGGCTCCAGCAGTTCGGGGTGGACGGCCTGGTGCTGCTTACCAACTACGACGCCCACGACATCGCGCACGGGTTGAGCGGCAGCCTGCCCTTCGTGATGATCGACGCGACCGCCGACGTCCAGGGCCCGACCGTCAGCATCGACCAGTTCGGCGGCGCGGCCAGCGCCACCCGGCACCTGGCCGCGCTGGGCCACCGGCGGCTGCTGCACATCAGCGGCCCGCCCGGCTGGAGCGACGCGAAACTGCGCCGCGAGGGCTTCCGGAGTGTCGTGCAGCAGGGCGGCCTGGAAGTCCTGCCCACCTACGACGGTGACTGGAGTGCCCAGAGCGGTCACCAGGCCACGCTGCGCGCGCTGGATGATGGCCTGGACTTCACGGGGGTCTTCGCCAGCAACGACCAGATGGCGCTGGGCGTCCTGAGCGCCCTCAAGGAACGTGGGCTCACCGTACCCGGAGACGTCTCCGTGGTGGGCTTTGACGATACGCCCGAGGCCGCGCACTACGACCCGCCCCTCACCACCGTAAGGCAGGATTTCGCGCAGCTGGGCCGCAAGAGCCTGGAGGAACTGCTGCGCCTGATCCAGGAACCCGCCGGCCGCGAACGGCATTTCGTGTTCGGCTCCCAGCTGGTCGTGCGCGCCACTACCGCTCCTCCGCGCTGA
- a CDS encoding carbohydrate ABC transporter permease: MTATTTPLPRTTKPPPSLGVRLARMWGALITGLTLLLAAAWFFPIYWAVITSVKPEPDTITAPPTLWPKTFDLSSYTYIFQNSPIVRWYANSVITTLIITFLVLLFSMLCAYALSQIDFRGRRWLYFLILAGFMIPFQASLIPLFIFINKLGLVNNFMGLIVPQLAAPVAVIIYKQFFDQVPPELGDAARIDGASEWRVLFGIFLPLNWSITLSLGIVTFIGAWNNFLWPFIVMNDTAKLTIPVGITQVQSAYGVAYAKSMATAVTAAIPTVFAYLIFQRRVTEGVMATAGLK, translated from the coding sequence ATGACGGCGACAACGACTCCACTTCCCCGCACCACCAAGCCCCCACCGAGCCTGGGCGTGCGCCTGGCCCGCATGTGGGGAGCGCTCATCACCGGCCTGACGCTGCTGCTGGCCGCCGCGTGGTTCTTCCCGATCTACTGGGCGGTCATCACGTCCGTGAAGCCCGAGCCCGATACGATCACCGCGCCGCCGACCCTGTGGCCCAAGACCTTCGACCTGAGCAGCTACACCTACATCTTCCAGAACAGCCCGATCGTGCGCTGGTACGCCAACAGCGTGATCACGACGCTAATCATCACCTTCCTGGTGCTGCTGTTCTCCATGCTGTGCGCGTACGCGCTGTCGCAGATCGACTTCCGGGGCCGGCGCTGGCTGTACTTCCTGATCCTGGCCGGGTTCATGATTCCCTTCCAGGCCAGCCTGATTCCTCTGTTCATCTTCATCAACAAGCTGGGGCTGGTGAACAACTTCATGGGCCTGATCGTGCCGCAGCTCGCCGCGCCCGTCGCCGTGATCATCTACAAGCAGTTCTTCGATCAGGTGCCGCCAGAACTCGGGGACGCCGCCCGCATTGACGGGGCCAGCGAGTGGCGGGTGCTGTTCGGGATCTTCCTGCCGCTGAACTGGAGCATCACGCTGTCGCTGGGCATCGTGACGTTCATCGGCGCGTGGAACAACTTCCTGTGGCCCTTCATCGTCATGAACGACACGGCCAAACTGACCATCCCGGTCGGGATCACACAGGTGCAGTCCGCGTACGGTGTCGCGTATGCCAAGAGCATGGCGACCGCCGTGACCGCCGCCATTCCCACCGTGTTCGCGTACCTGATCTTCCAGCGCCGCGTGACCGAGGGCGTCATGGCCACCGCCGGCCTGAAGTAA